From the Desulfosarcina sp. BuS5 genome, one window contains:
- a CDS encoding beta-phosphoglucomutase family hydrolase, protein MASKKFKGAIFDLDGVITGTARVHALAWESMFNLFLKQIAERDKKPFVPFDKERDYIEYVDGKPRPKGVQSFLESRNIEVPYGEIDDSPDTETICGMGNKKNIDFQDVLRREGPDLYETSIKLIKKLKRRGIKVGVASSSRNCQIILQLAGIEDLFDTRVDGEVSLELGLKGKPDPDIFVVAAKNIGLKPGECMVVEDAISGVQAGRNGNFGLTLGVARDIDGSVLNQNGADIVVQDLGDISVNDIIDWFEIGIQADGWNLNYNFFDKENEKLRETLTTVGNGYFGSRGCFEGAQASEIHYPGTYIAGIYNKLSTKIQGKNIYNNDFVNCPNWILIEFKIGTQDFKNPLEMELIDYKQTLCVQDGVMMRSIICRDKLGRLTKIRTKRIASMEEPHLAAIEYNLTPLNYSEKITIRSSLDGTVINDGVARYRDLKSKHLSPIAQGKTRNGIFLHVQTNSSKYQIIMNARTGVNVNGKPLPFTKTLYQKKGLIGEKIELSADEGTTYSLSKIVSIYTSLDKDITNLKKTASEAVAAYKTFHEVYTPHSRAWKRLWKQSDIIIKGDRLVQQTARLHIYHLLVTASPHNKNIDAGITARGLNGEAYRGHIFWDEIYILPFYNRCFPEISKALLMYRYKRLDAARKYAKDNGYKGAMYPWQTADDGTEETQIVHYNPKDDSWGPDLSLRQRHVSIAVFYNVWLYIKSTGDIKFSADYGAEIMLEIARFWASIANFDDTTGKYHIKGVMGPDEFHERLPGTDEPGIQDNAYTNIMVVWLLDKALDLFNELGEKRLKKLSEKIGFDISETDKWREMTKKMNVIVDSNSIISQFDGYMDLEELDWDKYRKKYGDIHRLDRILKAEGKSPDDYKLAKQADVLMMFYILSPEEVGNILNRLGYKIDDPLDLLKKNYDFYEKRTSHGSTLSKVVHAVVSSYIHSGATAWDWFLEAVKSDIYDTQGGTTIEGIHTGVMAGTLDVIIRYFAGIDFSGSNPVINPHLPEHWYSLAFRICDKKIWYNFEFTEKNLSVMVEAKGKPDVTITVNGQQVVLRSGKKKNIKTKK, encoded by the coding sequence ATGGCTTCAAAAAAATTCAAAGGTGCAATTTTTGATCTGGATGGTGTTATCACCGGAACAGCGCGCGTACATGCTTTGGCCTGGGAAAGCATGTTTAATCTTTTTCTCAAGCAGATTGCGGAAAGAGACAAGAAGCCGTTTGTGCCTTTTGATAAAGAAAGGGATTATATAGAATATGTAGACGGAAAACCAAGGCCAAAAGGCGTGCAGAGTTTTTTAGAGTCAAGGAATATTGAGGTTCCTTATGGGGAAATTGATGATTCTCCTGACACAGAAACGATTTGCGGAATGGGTAATAAAAAAAATATTGATTTCCAGGATGTACTTCGCCGTGAGGGGCCGGATTTGTATGAAACTTCAATTAAATTGATAAAAAAGCTTAAAAGAAGGGGAATCAAGGTAGGAGTAGCCTCCTCAAGCAGAAACTGCCAGATTATTCTTCAACTGGCGGGGATTGAAGATCTTTTTGATACTCGTGTTGATGGGGAAGTGTCGCTGGAACTAGGTTTGAAAGGTAAGCCGGATCCTGACATTTTTGTTGTAGCTGCAAAAAATATCGGCCTAAAACCAGGAGAATGTATGGTGGTGGAAGATGCCATTTCCGGAGTACAGGCCGGAAGAAACGGTAACTTCGGTTTGACCCTGGGGGTGGCAAGGGATATTGACGGATCGGTACTCAACCAGAACGGGGCAGATATTGTAGTACAGGATCTTGGTGATATCAGCGTTAACGATATAATCGACTGGTTTGAAATCGGTATTCAGGCTGACGGCTGGAACCTGAACTATAATTTTTTTGACAAAGAGAATGAGAAATTAAGAGAAACCCTTACAACGGTGGGCAACGGATATTTCGGCTCAAGAGGCTGTTTTGAAGGCGCGCAAGCTTCCGAAATACATTATCCAGGAACTTATATCGCCGGCATATACAATAAGCTTTCGACAAAAATTCAGGGTAAAAATATTTATAATAACGACTTTGTCAATTGCCCGAACTGGATCCTGATAGAATTCAAGATAGGCACCCAGGATTTCAAGAATCCGCTTGAGATGGAACTTATTGATTATAAACAGACCTTGTGCGTCCAGGACGGCGTAATGATGCGGTCGATAATATGCAGGGACAAACTCGGAAGGCTTACAAAAATCAGAACAAAACGGATTGCAAGCATGGAGGAACCGCACCTTGCCGCCATAGAATATAACTTGACCCCATTAAATTATTCAGAAAAAATCACAATAAGATCCTCACTGGACGGAACTGTGATAAATGATGGCGTTGCCAGATACCGAGACTTGAAATCAAAGCACCTCTCTCCCATAGCACAGGGCAAGACAAGAAACGGAATCTTTCTTCATGTTCAGACCAACAGTTCAAAATACCAGATAATTATGAATGCCAGAACAGGTGTAAATGTAAACGGAAAGCCGCTACCGTTTACAAAAACCCTTTATCAAAAAAAAGGTTTGATCGGAGAAAAAATTGAACTATCTGCAGATGAAGGCACAACTTATTCCCTGTCAAAAATTGTCAGCATTTATACTTCCCTGGACAAGGATATTACAAATTTAAAAAAAACCGCTTCCGAAGCTGTTGCGGCTTACAAAACATTCCATGAAGTTTATACTCCCCATTCCAGGGCATGGAAAAGGCTCTGGAAGCAGTCAGACATAATCATAAAGGGAGACAGGTTAGTACAACAAACAGCCAGACTGCACATTTATCATCTGCTTGTCACGGCATCTCCGCATAATAAAAATATAGATGCCGGGATCACAGCGCGCGGCCTTAATGGAGAGGCCTACAGAGGGCATATATTCTGGGATGAGATTTATATACTTCCATTTTATAATCGCTGTTTCCCTGAAATCAGCAAAGCATTGCTTATGTATCGCTACAAGCGGCTTGATGCCGCCCGAAAATATGCAAAGGATAACGGATATAAGGGAGCAATGTACCCATGGCAAACTGCTGATGACGGAACCGAAGAAACCCAGATAGTACATTATAACCCCAAAGACGATTCTTGGGGCCCGGATTTAAGCTTGCGCCAGAGGCATGTTTCGATTGCTGTATTTTATAATGTCTGGTTGTATATTAAAAGCACCGGCGATATAAAGTTTTCCGCCGATTACGGTGCTGAAATCATGCTTGAAATAGCCAGATTCTGGGCCAGTATCGCAAATTTTGATGATACAACCGGAAAATATCATATTAAAGGCGTGATGGGGCCTGATGAATTCCATGAAAGACTTCCCGGGACAGATGAACCTGGCATTCAGGATAATGCCTACACCAATATTATGGTTGTATGGCTTTTAGACAAAGCCCTTGATCTGTTTAATGAGCTTGGTGAAAAGAGACTTAAAAAACTATCCGAAAAAATTGGCTTTGATATCAGTGAAACGGATAAATGGCGTGAAATGACCAAAAAAATGAATGTTATTGTGGATAGTAACAGCATAATCAGCCAGTTTGATGGATACATGGATCTTGAAGAGCTGGATTGGGATAAATACCGTAAAAAATATGGCGACATACATCGTCTGGACCGTATTCTGAAAGCTGAAGGGAAGAGCCCGGACGACTATAAACTCGCCAAACAGGCAGACGTCTTGATGATGTTTTATATCCTTTCGCCGGAGGAAGTTGGAAACATTCTGAACCGGCTTGGTTATAAAATAGACGATCCATTAGATTTGCTGAAAAAGAACTATGATTTTTATGAAAAAAGAACCAGTCACGGCTCGACCCTCAGCAAGGTTGTACACGCGGTTGTATCCAGCTACATCCATTCAGGCGCGACGGCCTGGGACTGGTTCCTGGAGGCTGTCAAAAGTGATATTTACGATACCCAGGGCGGCACTACTATTGAGGGAATCCACACCGGCGTCATGGCCGGCACACTGGATGTTATTATACGATATTTCGCAGGAATAGATTTTTCGGGCAGTAATCCGGTTATTAATCCCCATCTTCCGGAACACTGGTATAGCCTGGCGTTCAGGATATGTGACAAAAAAATCTGGTATAATTTTGAATTTACAGAAAAGAATCTCTCTGTAATGGTTGAAGCAAAAGGTAAACCCGATGTTACTATTACAGTAAACGGACAGCAGGTGGTGCTTCGATCAGGAAAGAAAAAAAATATCAAAACAAAAAAATAA
- the miaB gene encoding tRNA (N6-isopentenyl adenosine(37)-C2)-methylthiotransferase MiaB gives MKNKYLHIITIGCQMNIYDSEQMAIRLKALGYNLIPFSERADLIIVNTCAIREKAEQKVFSLLGRLARLKKKNPGLILGVGGCVAQQEGKKLLQRVPCLDLVFGTHAAGRLPELVERIEQQGCRIVDIGMSDQKNSLESVLQYDQNINISKFVTIMQGCENFCTYCVVPYVRGKELSRKPEAIIREIKALVKSGAGEITLLGQNVNSYGKKEGISTFPELLASINRIEGLKRIRFTTSHPKDLSDELIECFANLDKLCKHIHLPVQSGSNRILRRMNRKYTREEYLEKIEKLREICPDIAVSTDLIAGFPGESKSDFEDTLELMKQVEYDSIFAFKYSDRPNAKAAGFSDKISENEKRTRLQRILKLQEGFTAQKNSSLVGLIQPVLVEGLSKKQDMDNQYDSNNNLQWTGRTSTNKIVNFFHDNDRKISDGSMSDRIYEGKLVDVKIKKALLHSLKGKLVVPEPRLSDKKGDNSYVA, from the coding sequence ATGAAAAACAAATATCTGCACATCATTACAATCGGCTGTCAAATGAATATATACGATTCCGAGCAGATGGCCATACGATTAAAAGCGTTAGGTTATAATCTGATTCCATTTTCCGAACGTGCCGATTTAATTATTGTCAATACATGTGCCATCAGAGAAAAGGCGGAACAGAAAGTTTTCTCGCTTTTAGGACGTCTGGCAAGGTTGAAAAAAAAAAATCCGGGTCTTATTCTTGGCGTTGGTGGTTGTGTAGCACAGCAGGAGGGTAAAAAGCTCCTTCAACGCGTTCCCTGTCTGGATCTGGTTTTCGGCACCCATGCCGCAGGGCGTCTGCCTGAACTGGTAGAGCGGATTGAACAGCAGGGATGCAGGATAGTCGACATCGGTATGTCAGATCAAAAAAATTCTCTTGAATCGGTTCTCCAGTATGATCAGAATATAAATATTTCCAAGTTTGTGACTATTATGCAGGGGTGTGAAAATTTTTGCACGTACTGTGTGGTGCCCTATGTGCGTGGGAAGGAGCTTAGCCGGAAGCCGGAGGCAATTATTAGGGAAATAAAAGCACTGGTTAAATCCGGCGCCGGAGAGATCACATTACTAGGCCAGAATGTAAACAGCTATGGGAAAAAAGAGGGTATCAGCACATTTCCCGAATTGTTAGCCTCCATAAATCGAATTGAGGGATTAAAGCGTATCAGGTTCACCACATCACATCCCAAGGACCTTTCCGATGAGCTGATTGAATGTTTTGCAAATCTTGACAAATTATGCAAACATATTCATCTCCCGGTGCAGTCAGGATCAAATAGAATTTTACGAAGGATGAACAGGAAATATACCAGGGAGGAATATTTGGAAAAAATTGAGAAATTGCGGGAAATTTGCCCTGATATTGCCGTATCAACAGATTTAATCGCCGGGTTTCCGGGTGAATCAAAGTCTGATTTTGAAGATACGCTTGAACTGATGAAACAGGTGGAATATGATAGCATCTTTGCGTTTAAATATTCTGATCGTCCCAATGCAAAGGCGGCCGGATTTAGCGATAAAATTTCTGAAAATGAAAAGCGTACGCGGTTACAAAGGATCCTGAAACTTCAGGAAGGTTTTACCGCCCAAAAAAACAGTTCACTGGTAGGGTTAATTCAACCTGTTCTTGTGGAAGGTTTAAGTAAAAAACAGGATATGGATAACCAATATGATTCAAACAACAATCTCCAGTGGACCGGGCGTACATCAACAAATAAAATTGTGAATTTTTTCCATGATAATGATCGGAAAATTTCTGACGGCTCAATGTCTGATCGAATCTATGAAGGTAAACTTGTTGACGTCAAAATAAAAAAAGCATTATTACATTCTCTTAAGGGTAAGCTTGTCGTTCCGGAGCCTCGATTATCTGATAAGAAAGGAGACAATAGTTATGTTGCATAA
- the rsxE gene encoding electron transport complex subunit RsxE — MAKSIAKEFTKGLWDEIPPFRLVLGLCPVLGVTTTMQNGIGMGLATTFVLICSNILVSALRTIIPAKVRIACFIIIIATFVTVVELLMQAFTYKLFMQLGMFIPLIVVNCIVLGRAEAFASKNNMLLSMVDGLGMGLGFTISLGALGGIREILGTGTFYGHALFGASFHPFAFMVQAPGAFVCLGLMLCIMNMFGEK, encoded by the coding sequence ATGGCTAAATCAATTGCTAAAGAATTTACCAAGGGACTGTGGGACGAAATACCGCCTTTCAGACTGGTACTCGGGCTATGCCCCGTTCTTGGCGTAACAACAACAATGCAAAACGGCATAGGTATGGGGCTGGCCACTACGTTTGTCTTGATATGTTCGAATATACTGGTTTCGGCATTACGCACTATAATACCCGCCAAGGTCAGAATCGCCTGTTTTATCATTATTATTGCAACCTTTGTTACAGTTGTGGAACTTCTCATGCAGGCCTTTACCTACAAGCTTTTTATGCAGCTCGGCATGTTTATACCCTTAATAGTTGTAAATTGTATTGTTTTGGGACGGGCTGAGGCATTTGCTTCTAAAAACAATATGTTATTATCCATGGTGGATGGACTCGGGATGGGTTTGGGTTTTACAATTTCTCTGGGTGCCCTGGGCGGAATCCGGGAAATTCTTGGCACCGGTACATTCTACGGGCATGCCCTGTTCGGTGCTTCATTTCATCCTTTTGCTTTCATGGTTCAGGCCCCTGGCGCTTTTGTCTGCCTCGGGCTGATGCTGTGCATCATGAATATGTTTGGTGAGAAATAG
- a CDS encoding O-acetyl-ADP-ribose deacetylase, translating to MNKEILDRIEIMQGDITILEVDAIVNAANNTLLGGGGVDGAIHRAAGPELLDYCRGLGGCSTGEAVITPGFKLKAGYVIHTVGPVYSGKKEDPILLALCYHNCLKLALKNNVKSIAFPAISCGVYGYPAKDACRVAVDTTCAFLKEEFSIKQVIFIQFSLDNYKTYKDYISKLI from the coding sequence ATGAATAAAGAGATACTCGATAGAATAGAAATAATGCAGGGTGATATTACTATTCTTGAGGTTGACGCCATAGTCAATGCGGCAAACAATACTCTTCTGGGCGGCGGCGGTGTGGATGGCGCCATACATAGAGCAGCAGGGCCGGAGCTCTTGGATTATTGCAGGGGTCTGGGAGGATGCTCCACAGGTGAGGCGGTAATTACACCAGGCTTTAAGCTTAAAGCCGGGTATGTTATTCATACTGTCGGCCCTGTATACAGCGGGAAAAAGGAAGATCCCATACTGCTTGCTCTTTGTTACCATAACTGCCTTAAACTTGCCCTGAAAAATAATGTTAAATCTATTGCTTTTCCTGCAATAAGCTGTGGCGTCTACGGATATCCTGCTAAAGATGCCTGCAGAGTTGCCGTTGATACAACCTGTGCTTTTCTGAAAGAGGAGTTCTCTATCAAACAGGTTATTTTTATTCAGTTTTCTTTAGATAATTACAAAACATACAAAGATTATATTTCTAAACTGATTTAA
- the rnfG gene encoding RnfABCDGE type electron transport complex subunit G, protein MNEMIKMVVVLTILSAFSGGLLAAVRNGTRETIENQELQFVKGPAIEKILAGTSNDPIKDRFKIKDGDVERIFFVGAFDGKPSTVVFEVSGKGFADAFGLMVGINVETDKVASISVTTHKETPGLGEKAKSDPSFAAQFHGVSTKKEIKVTNDGGAINAISGATITSRGVCLAATDACGIYRKLKPQIQEKLKGFSK, encoded by the coding sequence ATGAATGAAATGATAAAAATGGTTGTCGTGCTTACAATTTTAAGCGCTTTTTCAGGAGGCCTGCTGGCCGCTGTTCGCAACGGAACCAGGGAAACAATCGAAAATCAGGAGCTGCAATTCGTCAAAGGCCCGGCTATAGAAAAAATCCTTGCCGGCACCTCTAATGATCCGATTAAGGATCGTTTTAAAATAAAGGACGGAGATGTTGAAAGAATTTTTTTTGTCGGAGCATTTGACGGCAAGCCTTCTACGGTTGTTTTTGAGGTTTCAGGCAAAGGCTTTGCCGACGCCTTCGGGCTTATGGTCGGAATAAACGTGGAAACCGACAAAGTAGCCTCTATCAGCGTTACAACCCATAAAGAAACCCCGGGCCTGGGCGAAAAGGCTAAGAGTGATCCCTCATTTGCGGCACAGTTTCATGGAGTCTCTACGAAAAAAGAGATAAAAGTCACAAACGATGGAGGGGCGATAAACGCTATCAGCGGCGCTACCATTACATCACGGGGTGTCTGTCTGGCAGCCACTGATGCCTGCGGCATTTATAGAAAATTGAAACCACAAATCCAGGAAAAACTAAAGGGATTTTCTAAATAG
- the rsxA gene encoding electron transport complex subunit RsxA, with amino-acid sequence MGDYLILIISCIFVNNILLAQFLGNCPFFGTSKKMETAIGMGMAVIFVLVMAGIITWMTETFILKPYGLEYLRTISFILVIASLVQFVEMFLKKSIPGLYAGLGIFLPLITTNCAVMGVCLINIKEEYSFLPALVASFAYAVGFGLALVLFAGIRERILLARVPKPLMDTSIALVTAGILSLTFFAFKGMV; translated from the coding sequence ATGGGCGATTACCTGATCCTGATAATAAGCTGTATCTTTGTAAATAACATACTTCTGGCGCAGTTTCTTGGAAACTGCCCCTTTTTCGGCACATCCAAAAAAATGGAGACTGCAATCGGCATGGGGATGGCCGTTATTTTTGTTCTTGTAATGGCCGGTATTATTACATGGATGACTGAAACATTTATTTTAAAACCCTATGGTCTTGAATATCTTAGAACCATCTCCTTTATTCTTGTTATAGCCTCGCTGGTTCAGTTTGTGGAGATGTTTCTTAAAAAGAGTATACCGGGGCTTTATGCAGGCCTTGGTATCTTTTTACCTCTTATTACAACAAATTGTGCTGTAATGGGCGTATGCTTGATAAATATTAAAGAAGAATATTCTTTTCTGCCGGCTCTGGTTGCGTCCTTTGCTTATGCGGTAGGTTTCGGTCTGGCGCTGGTTCTTTTTGCCGGTATCAGAGAGCGAATCCTCCTTGCAAGGGTGCCGAAACCTTTGATGGACACTTCCATAGCGCTTGTTACCGCCGGCATCCTTTCCCTGACCTTTTTTGCTTTTAAAGGAATGGTGTAA
- a CDS encoding bifunctional nuclease family protein has product MLHKVQIAGMTIDPASNTPIIILKSQESDHMIPIWIGLFEASSIASILQNINFERPMTHDLFKNLLDRLNISISKIEICDLEENTYFAKIYFTGLESSFCMDARPSDAIAIALRFKASIFVDEKVIEKSAITAGSDPAEILDKSEEGKKWADYLENLSPEDFGKYKV; this is encoded by the coding sequence ATGTTGCATAAAGTACAAATTGCAGGCATGACCATCGATCCGGCATCAAACACACCGATTATTATTTTAAAATCCCAGGAAAGTGACCATATGATCCCTATCTGGATCGGTTTGTTTGAAGCCTCATCCATAGCCTCTATCCTGCAAAATATAAATTTTGAACGACCAATGACCCACGATCTTTTCAAAAATCTTCTGGACCGGCTCAATATTTCAATTTCAAAGATAGAGATATGCGATCTTGAGGAAAACACCTATTTTGCCAAAATCTATTTTACCGGCCTGGAGAGTTCATTCTGCATGGATGCCAGGCCAAGTGATGCCATAGCAATTGCTTTACGCTTTAAGGCTTCGATTTTTGTAGATGAGAAGGTGATTGAAAAATCTGCAATAACCGCCGGCTCGGATCCGGCCGAGATTTTGGATAAGAGTGAAGAAGGAAAAAAATGGGCTGATTATCTGGAGAACCTTTCCCCGGAAGATTTTGGGAAATACAAGGTTTAA
- a CDS encoding FAD-dependent oxidoreductase → MIEPVLIMLGIGVTCGLVLSIASKVFYVYEDPRIAEVENCLAGANCGGCGFAGCSAAAVAVVNGEASPSVCVISGPDVAANVAAVMGMEAGSAEPLISKNTCSGGDRAENKFHYMGIDSCSALSAFYGGKRVCHIGCLGMGDCIKACAFDAIHMGAKGFPVVDEAKCVGCGACKKACPKNILTITTMSERLLSFNQDNTALAPCRQECPAEIDIPRYISQIREGKYEDAVNTIKERNPLLLSCGRVCPHPCENYCRRGIEDEPVSINQLKRFVADYEMNSGIRVPISCAHPTGKSAAVIGGGPAGLSCAFFLRRLGHDVTIFEAMPKLGGIIRYGIPEYRLPKKVLDWEIEGILNLGIKFHTGVRFGRDFDIGSIVAAGYDSIFLGIGAWEDYNLGIKGEDFKGCYKGIEFLSSVASGNPPPIGKKAAVVGGGNSAIDCVRSLIRLGAEEVYIVYRRTRNEMPANEVEIVAAELEGVKFQFLAAPESVKADAAGNVTHLEYLEMELGEPDASGRRRPVPIEGSETLLEIDMLITAIGQRPDVSFTESGKRLEELNITRWKTIDADPLTLQTSIPYVFTAGDSATGASLVVEAIGGGRRAARSMHQYMTGQEVKAVANSLFKNHIKESIFKSLKGITKKPRVTMPELPVKERISTMEEVDLVISEKDALRESNRCLSCCIICYDKDAA, encoded by the coding sequence ATGATAGAACCTGTACTGATAATGCTTGGGATAGGTGTGACCTGCGGACTTGTGCTGAGTATAGCATCCAAGGTTTTTTATGTTTATGAAGATCCCAGGATTGCGGAAGTGGAAAATTGCCTTGCCGGCGCAAACTGCGGGGGATGTGGCTTTGCAGGATGCTCCGCTGCCGCCGTGGCGGTGGTTAACGGCGAAGCTTCTCCAAGTGTATGTGTTATTTCCGGGCCGGATGTTGCAGCCAATGTTGCCGCTGTCATGGGAATGGAAGCAGGAAGTGCAGAGCCATTGATTTCAAAAAATACATGTTCAGGAGGAGACCGGGCGGAAAATAAATTTCATTATATGGGTATAGATTCATGCTCTGCTCTATCAGCTTTTTACGGCGGTAAAAGAGTTTGCCATATTGGCTGCCTGGGTATGGGAGACTGCATCAAGGCCTGCGCCTTTGATGCAATACATATGGGAGCTAAAGGATTCCCGGTTGTCGATGAAGCCAAATGTGTCGGGTGCGGTGCATGTAAAAAAGCCTGCCCCAAGAATATTCTGACAATTACTACCATGTCGGAAAGGCTTCTTTCCTTTAATCAGGATAACACTGCACTTGCGCCATGCAGACAGGAATGTCCGGCTGAAATTGATATCCCCCGCTATATTTCTCAAATAAGAGAAGGAAAATACGAAGACGCGGTCAATACCATCAAGGAACGTAACCCCCTGTTGCTTTCATGCGGACGGGTCTGCCCGCATCCGTGTGAAAATTACTGCCGCCGCGGAATTGAAGACGAACCTGTTTCAATTAACCAGCTAAAACGCTTTGTCGCTGATTATGAAATGAACTCCGGAATACGTGTACCGATATCCTGCGCTCACCCTACAGGCAAATCTGCTGCGGTTATCGGCGGCGGTCCGGCAGGATTGAGCTGTGCTTTTTTCCTCAGACGATTGGGGCATGATGTCACTATATTTGAGGCTATGCCCAAACTTGGCGGAATCATTCGTTACGGAATTCCGGAATACAGGCTTCCCAAGAAAGTTCTGGACTGGGAAATCGAAGGGATACTTAATCTTGGCATAAAATTCCATACAGGAGTTAGATTCGGTCGGGATTTTGATATCGGGTCGATTGTGGCCGCAGGATATGATTCGATCTTTCTTGGAATCGGGGCATGGGAAGATTACAATCTTGGTATTAAAGGCGAAGATTTTAAGGGATGCTATAAAGGTATTGAGTTTCTTTCAAGCGTAGCATCCGGCAATCCTCCCCCTATAGGAAAAAAAGCCGCTGTAGTTGGCGGTGGAAATTCCGCAATAGATTGTGTTCGTTCCCTGATAAGACTTGGTGCTGAAGAAGTTTATATTGTCTACCGCCGAACGCGCAATGAAATGCCGGCCAATGAGGTCGAAATAGTGGCGGCAGAACTTGAAGGCGTCAAGTTTCAGTTCCTGGCAGCGCCCGAATCCGTAAAAGCGGACGCGGCAGGTAATGTAACCCACCTTGAATATCTCGAAATGGAACTGGGCGAACCTGATGCCAGCGGCAGAAGACGCCCTGTGCCAATAGAGGGCTCTGAAACACTGCTTGAAATAGATATGCTGATAACCGCAATTGGACAGAGGCCGGATGTATCCTTTACGGAAAGCGGAAAAAGGCTCGAAGAACTTAATATAACAAGATGGAAAACTATCGATGCTGATCCGTTAACCCTACAGACTAGTATTCCATATGTTTTTACGGCCGGAGATTCCGCTACCGGAGCCTCTCTTGTAGTCGAAGCAATCGGCGGGGGACGACGTGCCGCCAGATCCATGCATCAATATATGACAGGTCAGGAAGTAAAAGCAGTTGCAAACTCTTTATTTAAAAACCATATAAAAGAATCGATATTTAAATCTCTTAAAGGAATAACAAAAAAACCGAGGGTTACGATGCCTGAGCTTCCGGTAAAAGAACGAATTTCAACAATGGAAGAAGTGGATCTTGTAATCAGCGAAAAAGATGCATTGCGTGAATCGAATCGCTGCCTCTCTTGTTGCATCATATGTTATGATAAAGACGCTGCTTAA
- a CDS encoding IscA/HesB family protein, with translation MLEVTEAATSELTEFFKGKEVKPIRIFLNEGGUGGPSLAMALDEPKDTDHVYDIDNFKYVVDKKFMEKAKPIMVDFMQMGFKLTSGLKIEAGAGCSGCGSTSSCC, from the coding sequence ATGCTTGAAGTTACTGAGGCAGCGACAAGTGAGCTGACCGAATTTTTTAAAGGAAAAGAGGTTAAACCGATCAGGATATTTTTAAATGAGGGTGGTTGAGGAGGTCCTTCCTTAGCGATGGCTCTGGATGAGCCAAAAGATACCGATCATGTGTATGATATTGACAATTTTAAATATGTTGTTGATAAAAAATTTATGGAGAAAGCAAAGCCGATAATGGTAGATTTTATGCAGATGGGTTTTAAACTTACTTCCGGTCTAAAGATTGAAGCCGGCGCAGGATGCTCCGGGTGCGGTTCAACAAGTTCATGCTGCTAA
- a CDS encoding histidinol phosphate phosphatase domain-containing protein — protein sequence MIDLHMHSIFSDGVLIPAELVRRAEFKGLKIVGITDHGDTSNIDFIIPRIAALADELNRVVKIKVIPGIEITHVPPVLIFNTVQKARSLGAEIIIVHGETIAEPVAPGTNNAALEADIDVLAHPGLITGEEVVKAKEKGILLEISARKGHSLTNGHVAKLAKSIGAGLVINSDAHEPGDLINQKEAARIVRGAGLTEKDFEIMQKNAANLF from the coding sequence ATGATAGATCTGCACATGCATTCAATTTTCAGCGACGGTGTCCTGATACCGGCGGAGCTGGTAAGACGCGCTGAATTTAAAGGACTGAAAATAGTTGGGATTACGGATCATGGCGACACGTCCAATATTGATTTTATAATTCCAAGAATAGCGGCACTAGCTGATGAGTTGAACAGGGTTGTTAAGATAAAAGTAATACCAGGCATTGAAATTACGCATGTGCCCCCGGTTCTTATTTTTAATACTGTACAAAAGGCGCGTTCCCTTGGCGCTGAAATAATTATAGTGCATGGAGAAACCATAGCCGAACCCGTAGCTCCGGGAACCAATAATGCTGCGCTTGAAGCGGACATTGATGTACTGGCTCATCCCGGACTTATTACAGGGGAAGAGGTTGTTAAGGCTAAGGAAAAAGGAATCCTGCTGGAAATATCTGCCAGAAAAGGGCATTCTCTAACCAATGGCCATGTTGCAAAACTTGCAAAAAGCATCGGCGCCGGACTTGTAATTAATTCCGATGCACATGAGCCTGGAGACCTTATAAATCAAAAAGAGGCTGCCAGGATAGTGCGCGGCGCCGGTTTGACAGAAAAAGATTTTGAAATTATGCAAAAAAATGCCGCAAATTTGTTTTAA